The Paraburkholderia hospita region GCGCGAGCTGACGACGATGTTCTACGAGCAGATGTTCCATGGTGGCGGCAAGAAGGTCGCATGGGAGATCGTGCAGACGCTGAATGCGCGCATCAATCGCCTGCGTGCGATGACGATTGCTTCCGACGATCGCGGGCGGCAGGCGGTGCAGGAAATGAACCGCATACTCGATGCGCTTCGTGCCCGTGACGCGCAACGCGCCCGCGACGCAGCGACTGCGCATGTGGCACGCGTCGCGGACATCGCAGCGGAGTTGTTGCGTCAAACGGTGGGGGAAGCGTCGGCTTGATCGCATTCAACGCCTCACACCGCAACACACATACCGAACCTCGAAATAGCCGCCGTGCAAATCCAAAAAACCCCGCACTTCCCGACATGACAACACCTCGCATTTGCGAATAATGACCTACACCGTCACCATTCACAAAGAGAGAGAAGTCGATGTCCAGCACTACCGAAGTCCGTCCGCCGCTGCCGCCGTTCACGCGCGAAACCGCTACTCAGAAAGTGCGCCAAGCCGAGGACGGCTGGAACTCACGCGATGCCGCAAAAGTCGCGATGGTCTATTCCACCGACACATGGTGGCGAAACAGAGCCGAATTCGTGCAAGGCCGCGAAGAAGCGCGCGCATTCCTCGAACGCAAATGGAGCAAGGAATTCGAGTACCGTCTGATCAAGGAACTGTGGGCGTTTACGGACAATCGCATCGCGGTGCGCTTCGCTTACGAGTGGCGCGATGACGCTGGCAACTGGTTCCGCTCATACGGCAACGAAAACTGGGAATTCGGCCCCGATG contains the following coding sequences:
- a CDS encoding nuclear transport factor 2 family protein, producing MSSTTEVRPPLPPFTRETATQKVRQAEDGWNSRDAAKVAMVYSTDTWWRNRAEFVQGREEARAFLERKWSKEFEYRLIKELWAFTDNRIAVRFAYEWRDDAGNWFRSYGNENWEFGPDGLMHHRHASINDLPIKEGERKFHWTLGRRPDDHPGLSALGL